The following are encoded in a window of Kitasatospora fiedleri genomic DNA:
- a CDS encoding OB-fold nucleic acid binding domain-containing protein produces the protein MSGDNIGDQLQGRFRRMLSRLTSSSEELEAEELRQDTAEAGCTPIAACGDREVVTVAGTLRTVTLRPRAGVPALEAELFDGTEALDVVWLGRRSIVGIEPGRRLIASGRISHARGRRVLFNPRYELRPVGHGNESA, from the coding sequence ATGAGTGGTGACAACATCGGCGACCAGTTGCAAGGCCGTTTCCGCCGCATGCTGAGCCGGTTGACCTCCTCCTCCGAGGAGCTGGAGGCCGAGGAGCTGCGGCAGGACACCGCGGAGGCGGGCTGCACCCCGATCGCCGCCTGCGGTGACCGCGAGGTCGTCACCGTCGCCGGCACCCTGCGCACCGTCACGCTCCGCCCGCGCGCGGGAGTGCCCGCGCTGGAGGCCGAGCTGTTCGACGGCACGGAGGCGCTGGACGTGGTGTGGCTGGGCCGCCGCTCGATCGTGGGCATAGAGCCGGGCCGCCGCCTGATCGCCAGCGGCCGGATCAGCCACGCACGCGGGCGCCGCGTGCTCTTCAATCCCCGCTACGAGCTGCGTCCGGTGGGACACGGGAACGAGTCCGCGTGA
- a CDS encoding S66 peptidase family protein translates to MSLRPLRPGDRVALAAPSGAIDPARLDLGTDIVRSWGLDPVVLPHLHDTHPTLPHLAGTDAHRATDLQSAWLDPDIAAVLCVRGGFGAHRMVDLLDWDAMRAVPPKPLVGFSDITVLHEAVAQRLGVPTLYGPMPGTTVFSTDPATAEHLRRTLFEPATTTVLTGPDATALVPGRAHGVLMGGCASLLSADRGTPGARPSFAGRLLILEDVNEQPYQLDRILTQLRRSGALEGLAGVVLGSWEGCGPLDGVRAVMLDHFGDLGVPVLWELGFGHCPSSITVPLGVPATLDADAATLTLDAPVLGTPTGA, encoded by the coding sequence ATGTCCCTGCGCCCGCTCCGCCCCGGCGACCGGGTCGCCCTCGCCGCTCCCAGCGGCGCGATCGACCCCGCCCGACTCGACCTCGGCACCGACATCGTCCGCTCCTGGGGCCTGGACCCGGTCGTCCTCCCGCACCTGCACGACACCCACCCCACGCTGCCGCACCTGGCCGGAACCGACGCCCACCGCGCCACCGACCTGCAGTCCGCCTGGCTCGACCCCGACATCGCCGCCGTCCTCTGCGTCCGCGGCGGCTTCGGGGCGCACCGGATGGTCGACCTCCTCGACTGGGACGCGATGCGGGCGGTACCGCCGAAACCCCTGGTCGGCTTCAGCGACATCACCGTCCTGCACGAAGCCGTCGCCCAGCGGCTCGGCGTCCCCACCCTCTACGGCCCGATGCCCGGCACCACCGTGTTCAGCACCGACCCCGCCACCGCCGAACACCTGCGCCGCACCCTCTTCGAACCCGCCACCACCACCGTCCTCACCGGCCCCGACGCCACCGCCCTCGTCCCCGGACGCGCGCACGGCGTCCTGATGGGCGGCTGCGCCTCCCTGCTCTCCGCCGACCGCGGCACCCCCGGCGCGCGCCCGTCCTTCGCCGGCCGCCTGCTCATCCTGGAGGACGTCAACGAGCAGCCCTACCAGCTCGACCGCATCCTCACCCAACTCCGCCGCAGCGGAGCCCTGGAGGGCCTGGCCGGCGTGGTCCTCGGCTCCTGGGAGGGCTGCGGCCCGCTCGACGGCGTGCGCGCCGTGATGCTCGACCACTTCGGCGACCTCGGCGTCCCCGTCCTGTGGGAACTCGGCTTCGGCCACTGCCCGTCCTCGATCACCGTCCCGCTCGGCGTCCCCGCCACCCTGGACGCCGACGCCGCCACACTCACCCTCGACGCACCCGTCCTCGGCACCCCTACCGGCGCGTAG
- a CDS encoding DUF3159 domain-containing protein, whose translation MSNEATRVTAHGPQDEERPGGYGPAGGYGQPDGPGPAGAEPERDASKEAAETVLKAFGGIRGMIDMTLPGLVYIVAFNITHKVPVAAWSALALCAVFVVVRLARRETIQHAFSGVFGVAIGAWISMKTGKAEDFYLPGLLWNVGYCLALAVSALVRWPMIGLMLGPITGEMFTWRKQNPGRLAAYTKATWAWVLIMA comes from the coding sequence GTGAGCAATGAGGCGACCAGGGTGACCGCGCACGGTCCGCAGGACGAGGAGCGGCCCGGCGGGTACGGCCCGGCCGGCGGGTACGGGCAGCCGGACGGGCCCGGGCCGGCCGGTGCCGAGCCGGAGCGCGACGCCTCCAAGGAGGCCGCCGAGACGGTGCTCAAGGCGTTCGGCGGCATCCGCGGCATGATCGACATGACGCTGCCGGGCCTGGTGTACATCGTCGCGTTCAACATCACCCACAAGGTGCCGGTGGCCGCCTGGTCGGCGCTCGCGCTCTGCGCGGTGTTCGTGGTGGTCCGGCTGGCCCGCCGGGAGACCATCCAGCACGCCTTCTCCGGCGTGTTCGGCGTGGCGATCGGCGCCTGGATCTCGATGAAGACCGGCAAGGCCGAGGACTTCTACCTGCCGGGCCTGCTGTGGAACGTCGGCTACTGCCTGGCGCTGGCGGTCTCCGCCCTGGTGCGCTGGCCGATGATCGGCCTGATGCTCGGCCCGATCACCGGCGAGATGTTCACCTGGCGCAAGCAGAACCCGGGCCGGCTGGCCGCCTACACCAAGGCGACCTGGGCCTGGGTGCTGATCATGGCCTGA
- a CDS encoding ATP-grasp domain-containing protein, which produces MVEPAVILPSDPLLPRRVDPHFAWEAGAVRAVGGSPLLLDHDALLAGDVGAAVRRVPAGPGPLWYRGWMIPTARYAELAEALAALGRPLLTGPDAYATAHELPGWYGTFESLTPASSWLPGPDWDRTALAAAAAALGGRGPAVVKDYVKSRKHEWAEACYVPELADLDALERVASRFTELQGEFLAGGLVVRRFERFVRAADGRAEEARVWWLDGEPVLVGPHPDSPANRVEPDLSAVRPLVRRLGCRFVTTDLARRADGEPADGAGRWWVVEVGDGQVSELPSGVDVEALFRALLKA; this is translated from the coding sequence ATGGTAGAGCCCGCCGTCATCCTTCCGTCAGACCCGCTCCTCCCCCGCCGGGTGGACCCGCATTTCGCCTGGGAGGCCGGGGCGGTCCGGGCGGTGGGCGGCAGTCCTCTCCTGCTCGACCACGACGCGCTGCTCGCCGGGGACGTCGGGGCCGCCGTCCGCCGCGTCCCGGCCGGTCCGGGACCGCTCTGGTACCGGGGCTGGATGATCCCCACCGCCCGGTACGCCGAACTCGCCGAGGCCCTGGCCGCCCTCGGCCGACCGCTGCTGACCGGCCCGGACGCGTACGCGACCGCCCATGAACTGCCCGGCTGGTACGGGACGTTCGAGTCGCTGACCCCGGCCAGCAGCTGGCTGCCCGGCCCGGACTGGGACCGGACCGCGCTGGCCGCGGCGGCCGCCGCCCTGGGCGGGCGGGGGCCCGCGGTGGTCAAGGATTACGTGAAGTCCCGCAAGCACGAGTGGGCCGAAGCCTGCTACGTGCCCGAGCTGGCCGACCTCGACGCGCTGGAGCGGGTGGCGTCGCGCTTCACCGAGTTGCAGGGCGAGTTCCTGGCGGGCGGGCTGGTGGTGCGCCGCTTCGAGCGGTTCGTCCGGGCCGCGGACGGGCGGGCCGAGGAGGCCCGAGTCTGGTGGCTGGACGGCGAACCGGTGCTGGTCGGACCGCACCCCGACAGCCCGGCGAACCGGGTGGAGCCCGACCTGTCCGCCGTCCGCCCACTGGTCCGCCGGCTGGGGTGCCGGTTCGTCACCACCGACCTGGCCCGCCGCGCCGACGGGGAGCCTGCGGACGGGGCCGGTCGGTGGTGGGTGGTGGAGGTCGGGGACGGTCAGGTCAGCGAACTGCCCTCCGGGGTGGACGTCGAGGCGCTGTTCCGGGCGCTGCTGAAGGCGTAG
- a CDS encoding NUDIX hydrolase, giving the protein MRWITGRRKPGGGRVPRQAARTVVLSPEGEVLLFRSDNSEVGLHWNAPGGGLEPGESPIEGALRELHEETGWTDLRPGALICTWEHDFTWHGTPVRQHEHIFLTHGPRREPGDVAAVHRVDGILGWHWWTPAELAAPDADPLWPPNLSSLLTAVRDAAPDPIEPVHLGYVPNPAPEGDG; this is encoded by the coding sequence ATGCGATGGATCACAGGGCGCCGGAAACCCGGCGGCGGGCGGGTGCCCCGGCAGGCGGCGCGGACGGTGGTGCTCTCGCCGGAGGGCGAGGTGCTCCTGTTCCGGTCCGACAACTCCGAGGTCGGGCTGCACTGGAACGCCCCGGGCGGCGGCCTGGAGCCGGGCGAGTCCCCGATCGAAGGCGCCCTCCGGGAGCTGCACGAGGAGACCGGCTGGACCGACCTCCGGCCCGGCGCACTCATCTGCACCTGGGAGCACGACTTCACCTGGCACGGCACCCCGGTCCGCCAGCACGAGCACATCTTCCTGACCCACGGCCCGCGGCGCGAGCCGGGAGACGTGGCAGCGGTCCACCGGGTCGACGGCATCCTCGGCTGGCACTGGTGGACGCCGGCCGAACTCGCCGCGCCGGACGCCGACCCGCTCTGGCCGCCGAACCTGTCCAGCCTGCTCACCGCGGTCCGCGACGCGGCACCCGACCCGATCGAACCCGTCCACCTCGGCTACGTGCCCAACCCCGCCCCGGAGGGAGACGGCTGA
- a CDS encoding sensor histidine kinase, with translation MVHTARGRLRIYLGAAPGVGKTYAMLAEAHRRTGRGADVVVGFVETHGRARTAALLDGLETVPRRTATHRGAEFTELDLDAVLARDPAVALVDELAHTNVPGSRNAKRWQDVEELLAAGIDVVSTVNIQHLESLGDVVEGITGVRQRETVPDEVVRRAEQIELVDMSPQALRRRLAHGNVYAPEKVDAALAHYFRPGNLTALRELALLWTADRVDEYLQRYRAEQGIQGTWQARERIVVGLTGGPEGATLIRRAARIAARNSAGELLAVHISRSDGLSGSSPRALIEQRALVESLGGSFHPVLGDDPAAGLLDFARGVNATQIVIGTSRRKVWQYVYGPGVGYTVTRDSGDIDVHMVNHEHAARGRGRLPIRRVTDLGRTRTVAGWVIGVAGPPLLALALTRTGGPGLSTEMLLFLSLTVGAALVGGLFPAIASALVSSSALNYYFAPPVHTFTIAQPENIAAVVIFAAVGIAVATVVDLAARRSHLAARAQAEAQTLSALAGTVLRGAPTGEGVLTALLEQVRETFQQEAVALLERTDPPGPHGRWQAAAAVGPRPPAGPEQGDVDVPVGDRLALVLRGRVLPAEDRRMLGAFANQAAVLLERRRLAGEAAAARREAEGNRIRTALLAAVSHDLRTPLAGIKAAVSSLRAEDVEWDPEDEAELLAGIESGADRLDHLINNLLDMSRLQTGTVTPLLQPTDLDEVVPFALGGVPPGSVRLDVAESLPMVRADAGLLERVLANLVENAVKYGPSQSPVLVKADLLERDGRVELRVVDRGPGVPEEARERIFAPFQRYGDAPRGAGVGLGLAVARGFAEAMGGTVTAEDTPGGGLTMVVSLPAVELPAAGPPAVEPPVAEPPDRAPRSPDGGSPDKRKAGPA, from the coding sequence ATGGTGCACACGGCCCGCGGCAGGCTGCGGATCTACCTCGGGGCGGCCCCGGGCGTCGGCAAGACCTACGCCATGCTGGCCGAGGCGCACCGCCGGACCGGCCGCGGCGCGGACGTGGTGGTCGGCTTCGTGGAGACCCACGGCCGGGCCCGCACCGCCGCGCTGCTGGACGGGCTGGAGACCGTCCCGCGCCGGACGGCGACCCACCGCGGCGCCGAGTTCACCGAGCTGGACCTGGACGCGGTGCTGGCCCGCGACCCGGCGGTCGCGCTGGTCGACGAGCTCGCGCACACCAACGTCCCGGGCTCGCGCAACGCCAAGCGCTGGCAGGACGTCGAGGAACTGCTGGCGGCCGGGATCGACGTGGTCTCCACCGTCAACATCCAGCACCTGGAGTCGCTGGGGGACGTGGTCGAGGGCATCACCGGCGTCCGGCAGCGGGAGACCGTCCCGGACGAGGTGGTGCGCCGGGCCGAGCAGATCGAGCTGGTCGACATGTCCCCGCAGGCGCTGCGCCGCCGGCTGGCGCACGGCAACGTGTACGCGCCGGAGAAGGTGGACGCGGCGCTCGCGCACTACTTCCGGCCCGGGAACCTGACCGCGCTGCGCGAGCTGGCGCTGCTGTGGACGGCCGACCGGGTCGACGAGTACCTCCAGCGCTACCGGGCCGAGCAGGGCATCCAGGGCACCTGGCAGGCCCGGGAGCGGATCGTGGTCGGCCTGACCGGCGGCCCGGAGGGCGCCACGCTGATCCGCCGGGCGGCCCGGATCGCGGCCCGCAACAGCGCGGGCGAGCTGCTGGCGGTGCACATCTCGCGCTCCGACGGGCTGTCCGGCTCCTCCCCGCGGGCGCTGATCGAGCAGCGGGCGCTGGTGGAGAGCCTCGGCGGCAGCTTCCACCCGGTGCTCGGCGACGACCCGGCGGCCGGGCTGCTGGACTTCGCGCGCGGCGTCAACGCCACCCAGATCGTGATCGGCACCAGCCGCCGCAAGGTCTGGCAGTACGTGTACGGGCCGGGCGTGGGCTACACGGTGACCCGGGACTCCGGGGACATCGACGTCCACATGGTCAACCACGAGCACGCGGCGCGCGGCCGGGGCCGGCTCCCGATCCGCCGGGTGACCGACCTGGGCCGGACCAGGACGGTCGCGGGCTGGGTGATCGGGGTGGCCGGACCGCCGCTGCTGGCGCTGGCGCTGACCCGCACCGGCGGGCCGGGGCTGTCCACCGAGATGCTGCTGTTCCTGTCGCTGACGGTGGGCGCGGCGCTGGTGGGCGGGCTGTTCCCGGCGATCGCCTCCGCACTGGTCTCCTCCTCGGCGCTCAACTACTACTTCGCGCCCCCCGTGCACACCTTCACCATCGCCCAGCCGGAGAACATCGCCGCGGTGGTGATCTTCGCCGCGGTCGGCATCGCGGTCGCCACCGTGGTCGACCTGGCCGCCCGGCGCAGCCACCTCGCGGCCCGGGCCCAGGCCGAGGCGCAGACGCTGTCCGCGCTGGCCGGCACGGTGCTGCGCGGCGCGCCCACCGGCGAGGGGGTGCTGACGGCGCTGCTGGAGCAGGTCCGGGAGACCTTCCAGCAGGAGGCGGTGGCACTGCTGGAGCGCACCGACCCGCCCGGTCCGCACGGCCGGTGGCAGGCCGCCGCCGCGGTCGGGCCGCGGCCGCCCGCCGGGCCGGAGCAGGGCGACGTGGACGTCCCGGTCGGCGACCGGCTCGCGCTGGTGCTGCGCGGCCGGGTGCTGCCCGCCGAGGACCGGCGGATGCTCGGGGCGTTCGCCAACCAGGCGGCCGTCCTGCTGGAGCGCCGCCGGCTGGCGGGGGAGGCCGCGGCGGCCCGCCGGGAGGCCGAGGGCAACCGTATCCGCACCGCGCTGCTGGCCGCCGTCTCGCACGACCTGCGCACCCCGCTGGCCGGGATCAAGGCCGCGGTCTCCTCGCTGCGCGCCGAGGACGTCGAGTGGGACCCGGAGGACGAGGCCGAGCTGCTGGCCGGGATCGAGTCCGGCGCGGACCGCCTCGACCACCTGATCAACAACCTGCTGGACATGAGCCGCCTGCAGACCGGCACCGTCACCCCGCTGCTGCAGCCCACCGACCTGGACGAGGTGGTGCCGTTCGCGCTCGGCGGCGTGCCGCCCGGCAGCGTGCGCCTGGACGTGGCGGAGTCGCTGCCGATGGTGCGGGCCGACGCCGGGCTGCTGGAGCGGGTGCTGGCCAACCTGGTGGAGAACGCCGTCAAGTACGGGCCGTCGCAATCACCCGTCCTGGTGAAGGCGGACCTGCTGGAGCGGGACGGCCGGGTCGAGCTGCGGGTGGTCGACCGCGGCCCGGGCGTCCCCGAGGAGGCCCGGGAGCGGATCTTCGCCCCGTTCCAGCGCTACGGCGACGCCCCGCGCGGCGCCGGGGTCGGCCTCGGCCTGGCGGTGGCGCGCGGCTTCGCCGAGGCGATGGGCGGCACCGTCACCGCCGAGGACACCCCCGGCGGCGGACTGACCATGGTGGTCTCGCTCCCGGCCGTCGAGCTCCCCGCCGCCGGACCCCCGGCCGTCGAGCCGCCCGTCGCCGAACCGCCCGACCGCGCCCCCCGGAGTCCCGACGGGGGCTCCCCCGACAAGCGAAAGGCCGGTCCCGCATGA
- a CDS encoding patatin-like phospholipase family protein, whose protein sequence is MRGLVLGGGGLAGISWETGLLHGLAEAGLDLPATTDHVLGTSAGATVAGQLASGLPLAELYRRQTDPAAQNHELVPPAETVGALFETFHQLVTEITDPAELRRRVGEFALAAETVPAADRRAVIAGRLPGHDWPAWPLTLTAVDAGTGEPRTFDRHSGVPLVDAVAASCAVPGIWPTVEIGGRPYMDGGVRSSNNADLMTGERTVLVLAPIVDLFLAAELARLEAAGQRVLAVSPDEDSLAAAGPNPLDTAVRTPSAEAGRAQGRRIADQVRALWTS, encoded by the coding sequence ATGCGCGGACTCGTACTCGGCGGCGGCGGCCTCGCCGGCATCTCCTGGGAGACCGGCCTGCTGCACGGCCTCGCCGAAGCCGGACTCGACCTCCCCGCCACCACCGACCACGTCCTCGGCACCTCGGCCGGCGCCACCGTCGCCGGACAGCTCGCCTCCGGCCTCCCGCTCGCCGAGCTCTACCGCCGCCAGACCGACCCGGCCGCCCAGAACCACGAGCTCGTCCCGCCCGCCGAGACCGTCGGCGCGCTCTTCGAGACCTTCCACCAGCTGGTCACCGAGATCACCGACCCCGCCGAACTCCGCCGCCGCGTCGGCGAGTTCGCCCTCGCCGCCGAGACCGTACCGGCCGCCGACCGGCGCGCCGTCATCGCCGGCCGCCTCCCCGGCCACGACTGGCCCGCCTGGCCGCTCACCCTCACCGCCGTCGACGCCGGCACCGGCGAACCCCGCACCTTCGACCGGCACAGCGGCGTCCCCCTGGTCGACGCGGTCGCCGCCAGCTGCGCCGTCCCCGGCATCTGGCCCACCGTCGAGATCGGCGGCCGCCCCTACATGGACGGCGGCGTCCGCAGCTCGAACAACGCCGACCTGATGACCGGCGAGCGGACCGTCCTGGTCCTCGCCCCGATCGTCGACCTGTTCCTCGCCGCCGAACTCGCCCGCCTCGAAGCCGCCGGGCAGCGCGTCCTCGCCGTCTCCCCCGACGAGGACTCCCTCGCCGCGGCCGGCCCCAACCCGCTCGACACCGCCGTCCGCACCCCCTCCGCCGAAGCCGGCCGGGCCCAGGGCCGCCGGATCGCCGACCAGGTCCGCGCCCTCTGGACCAGCTGA
- the trpS gene encoding tryptophan--tRNA ligase, which yields MTTATDVPSATAATPNPLVAATAAGHHRILTGDRPTGPLHLGHYFGTLRNRVELQAQGLELMIVIPDYQVITDRDRADRPAEHAENLVLDYLAAGVDPERATIFTHSSVPALNQLMLPFLSLVSVAELSRNPTVKDEIAHSRQSAVSGLMFTYPVHQAADILFCKADLVPVGQDQLPHLEVTRTIARRFNDRYAPLFPPPQALLSRAPLLLGTDAGKMSKSRGNAIALGAHEDETARLLRGAVTDPDRHIAYDPENRPGVSNLLLLTALCQDRDPHAVAEEIGSGGAALLKRTVTEAVNEYFRPLRARRAELAADRTVLREVLHAGNARANAVADRTLDEVRTAMGTC from the coding sequence ATGACCACCGCCACCGACGTCCCCTCTGCCACCGCCGCCACCCCTAACCCGCTGGTCGCGGCCACCGCCGCAGGGCACCACCGCATCCTGACCGGCGACCGCCCCACCGGGCCGCTGCACCTCGGCCACTACTTCGGGACGCTCCGGAACCGGGTCGAACTCCAGGCGCAGGGGCTCGAGTTGATGATCGTCATTCCCGACTACCAGGTGATCACCGACCGGGACCGCGCCGACCGCCCCGCCGAACACGCGGAGAACCTGGTCCTCGACTACCTGGCCGCCGGCGTCGACCCGGAGCGCGCCACGATCTTCACCCACAGCTCCGTTCCCGCGCTCAACCAGCTGATGCTGCCCTTCCTCAGCCTGGTCAGCGTCGCCGAACTCTCCCGCAACCCCACCGTCAAGGACGAGATCGCCCACTCCCGGCAGTCCGCCGTCAGCGGGCTGATGTTCACCTACCCCGTCCACCAGGCCGCCGACATCCTGTTCTGCAAGGCCGACCTCGTCCCGGTCGGCCAGGACCAACTGCCGCACCTGGAAGTCACCCGCACCATCGCCCGCCGCTTCAACGACCGCTACGCCCCCCTCTTCCCCCCACCGCAGGCCCTGCTCTCCCGCGCACCCCTGCTGCTCGGCACCGACGCCGGCAAGATGAGCAAGAGCCGGGGCAACGCCATCGCCCTCGGCGCCCACGAGGACGAGACCGCCCGGCTGCTCCGCGGCGCCGTCACCGACCCCGACCGCCACATCGCCTACGACCCGGAGAACCGCCCCGGCGTCTCCAACCTCCTGTTGCTCACCGCCCTCTGCCAGGACCGGGACCCGCACGCCGTCGCCGAGGAGATCGGCAGCGGCGGAGCCGCCCTGCTCAAGCGCACCGTCACCGAGGCGGTCAACGAGTACTTCCGCCCCCTGCGGGCCCGCCGCGCCGAACTCGCCGCCGACCGCACCGTCCTGCGCGAGGTCCTGCACGCCGGAAACGCCCGCGCCAACGCCGTCGCCGACCGCACCCTCGACGAGGTGCGCACCGCGATGGGCACCTGCTGA
- a CDS encoding nucleoside/nucleotide kinase family protein produces MARALGLLRGPGSGTGRTILGLAGPPAAGKSALARLLIDEVNHREGPDTAAYLPLDGFHLSNAQLDRLDLRPRKGAPETFDARGYLALLQRVATDRFHEVYAPDFDRTLDEPVAARHLIHPHTRLVVTEGNYLAAPTTPWTDARALLRELWYVDADEKTRDARLLARHTAGGQDRTAARRRVDSNDGPNAAYVATTRAACDWVVRPGEFASVHQSA; encoded by the coding sequence GTGGCCCGCGCCCTCGGCCTGCTGCGCGGCCCCGGCAGCGGCACCGGACGGACCATCCTCGGCCTGGCCGGACCGCCCGCCGCCGGCAAGTCCGCCCTCGCCCGCCTCCTGATCGACGAGGTCAACCACCGCGAGGGCCCCGACACCGCCGCCTACCTCCCCCTGGACGGCTTCCACCTCTCCAACGCCCAACTCGACCGCCTCGACCTGCGCCCCCGCAAGGGCGCCCCCGAGACCTTCGACGCCCGCGGCTACCTCGCCCTCCTCCAGCGCGTCGCCACCGACCGCTTCCACGAGGTCTACGCCCCCGACTTCGACCGCACCCTCGACGAACCGGTCGCCGCCCGCCACCTCATCCACCCCCACACCCGACTCGTCGTCACCGAGGGCAACTACCTCGCGGCCCCCACCACCCCGTGGACGGACGCCCGAGCCTTGCTGCGCGAACTCTGGTACGTCGACGCGGACGAGAAGACCCGCGACGCCCGCCTGCTCGCCCGCCACACCGCCGGCGGCCAGGACCGGACGGCCGCCCGCCGCCGCGTCGACAGCAACGACGGACCCAACGCCGCGTACGTGGCGACCACCCGCGCGGCCTGCGACTGGGTGGTCCGTCCGGGCGAGTTTGCATCTGTCCATCAGTCGGCGTAG
- a CDS encoding response regulator, which yields MTRVLVVDDEPQIVRALVINLRARKYEVDSAHDGASALELAAARHPDVVVLDLGLPDMDGVEVIRGLRGWTRVPIIVLSARHASDEKVEALDAGADDYVTKPFGMDELLARMRAAVRRAEPVAAGGEPVIATEGFTVDLAAKKVNRQGADVRLTPTEWHLLEVLVRNSGRLVSQTQLLQEVWGPAYRKETNYLRVYLAQLRRKLEADPSHPRHFITEPGMGYRFEP from the coding sequence ATGACCCGGGTCCTCGTGGTGGACGACGAGCCGCAGATCGTCCGCGCCCTGGTGATCAACCTCAGGGCCCGCAAGTACGAGGTGGACTCCGCGCACGACGGCGCGAGCGCGCTGGAGCTGGCCGCCGCCCGCCACCCCGACGTGGTGGTCCTCGACCTGGGCCTGCCCGACATGGACGGCGTCGAGGTGATCCGCGGCCTGCGCGGCTGGACCAGGGTGCCGATCATCGTGCTGTCCGCCCGGCACGCCTCCGACGAGAAGGTCGAGGCGCTGGACGCCGGCGCCGACGACTACGTCACCAAGCCGTTCGGCATGGACGAACTGCTGGCCCGGATGCGGGCCGCCGTCCGCCGGGCCGAACCGGTCGCCGCCGGGGGCGAGCCGGTGATCGCCACCGAGGGCTTCACCGTCGACCTGGCCGCGAAGAAGGTCAACCGCCAGGGGGCCGACGTCCGGCTCACCCCCACCGAGTGGCACCTGCTGGAGGTGCTGGTGCGCAACTCAGGGCGGCTGGTCAGCCAGACCCAGCTGCTCCAGGAGGTCTGGGGACCGGCCTACCGCAAGGAGACCAACTACCTGCGGGTCTACCTGGCGCAGCTGCGCCGCAAGCTGGAGGCGGACCCCTCGCACCCCCGGCACTTCATCACCGAACCGGGCATGGGCTACCGCTTCGAGCCGTGA
- a CDS encoding SigE family RNA polymerase sigma factor, whose amino-acid sequence MVVEQGEGAGGRAGRGDDDFRAFYEAAYGQLVAHLYALTGDLGEAQDAAQEAFVRAWNHWGRLVSHENPVAWVRLTGQRIAISRWRRARTALQSWIRHGDGQSPVPGPGPETVALVEALRRLPEAQRSALVWHHMGGRSVAEIAADEGVPVGTVKARLHRGRQALAGLLGEEPAAVVEEPVVAPLRPVRAAAAGEREQRVAGAGRAEGESVAVELTEGRARVAEDCGSHV is encoded by the coding sequence ATGGTCGTGGAGCAGGGCGAGGGGGCCGGTGGCAGAGCCGGGCGGGGCGACGACGACTTTCGGGCGTTCTACGAGGCGGCGTACGGGCAACTGGTGGCGCATCTGTACGCGCTGACGGGTGATCTGGGGGAAGCGCAGGACGCGGCCCAGGAGGCGTTCGTCCGGGCCTGGAACCACTGGGGGCGGCTGGTGTCGCACGAGAATCCGGTGGCCTGGGTGCGGTTGACGGGGCAGCGGATCGCGATCAGCCGGTGGCGGCGGGCCCGGACGGCGTTGCAGAGCTGGATTCGGCACGGGGACGGGCAGTCGCCGGTTCCGGGGCCCGGGCCGGAGACGGTGGCGTTGGTGGAGGCGTTGCGGCGGTTGCCGGAGGCGCAGCGGTCGGCGTTGGTGTGGCACCACATGGGGGGTCGTTCGGTGGCGGAGATCGCCGCGGACGAGGGGGTGCCGGTGGGGACGGTGAAGGCGCGTCTGCATCGGGGGCGGCAGGCGTTGGCGGGGTTGTTGGGGGAAGAGCCGGCGGCGGTCGTCGAGGAGCCGGTGGTCGCGCCGCTGCGGCCGGTTCGGGCGGCTGCCGCGGGTGAGCGGGAGCAGCGGGTGGCGGGGGCCGGCCGTGCCGAAGGGGAGTCGGTCGCGGTGGAGTTGACGGAGGGACGGGCGCGGGTGGCGGAGGACTGCGGGTCGCATGTCTAG